The following coding sequences are from one Lolium rigidum isolate FL_2022 chromosome 6, APGP_CSIRO_Lrig_0.1, whole genome shotgun sequence window:
- the LOC124667489 gene encoding protein SYS1 homolog has translation METVRELEETGDSSMETIRKIVCLQCLYYLGLGTFMALLVGTRVPRLTLLYLFDFAILTPHTTNGRCTIASFILAAIAGARFMLYVTERANKCLVFACTLYIIHLFMCIIYGGWPASITWWVVNIVGLAITSLLAEFLCIRRQLQDIPVWIRASV, from the exons ATGGAAACAGTTAGAGAATTGGAGGAAACAGGTGATTCATCTATGGAAACGATCAGAAAG ATCGTGTGCCTGCAGTGCCTCTACTACCTCGGCCTAGGCACCTTCAtggcgctcctcgtcggcacccGTGTCCCGCGCCTCACGCTCCTCTACCTCTTTGACTTCGCCATCCTCACGCCGCACACAACCAATGGCCGGTGCACCATAGCTTCTTTCATCCTCGCCGCCATTGCAGG TGCTAGATTCATGCTTTATGTGACTGAGAGAGCCAATAAGTGCCTGGTCTTTGCATGCACCCTCTACATCATTCATCTGTTTATGTGCATCATTTATGGTGGATGGCCAGCTTCAATTACATGGTGGGTAGTTAACATTGTTGGTTTGGCAATTACGTCTCTCCTTGCGGAATTCCTATGCATCAGGCGACAACTACAAGATATTCCAGTATGGATTCGTGCAA GTGTGTAA